The Penaeus chinensis breed Huanghai No. 1 chromosome 39, ASM1920278v2, whole genome shotgun sequence genome has a segment encoding these proteins:
- the LOC125046827 gene encoding uncharacterized protein LOC125046827 isoform X2, with translation MNENNQDDPNLHEKRVLECPPLAASAARSRDCVGEDMAQNLAPSDDGNAGQRRVLLSSTLSELASRFDAGNLIKVDSMLNQPCQYLEGVSVFSVNDGATTSKEGVPEEVGTQCTEDIPEMRTSAMGEASTSVGEKQEDNENPSEGNTAESNGDEPGRKIDLLDAAPFLMSEDGVVFQCFPVFEKEVFIVSLEEEALLMNDALPENIPVTPEIILEENNELQLPDTCDDGFPKQISLDAVGKQDHDGELHVAEEKSNLPEPKLNPQTEEKEGGRHELTSCHEPDPPIIMELERAKSSPPLPDLPKTPEEGEDDSLSEKSKKRKICTIASQNKPVTRKAKATPVESEEPLLSEWFRCHVCSVVLPSAATLRHHLVKQHSEKTIESYQCFLCEQECWSETQQEWHLRVQHGVKNKALACPVCGYQLFTASECRAHVRKHPSTLLCPSCPLKFAAQHQLVAHAKEHLAKIRPHLCLICGARFTSGSTLQLHSWRHALQRCSQDGCEYLAEDESWLMLHLQRQHDLSTSEVREILVARDSSDRKMDLLLERYLQMRAQNASVCSPASKECEKLVNKDVPPSRDPDSQLPLCLMTGFTYKEHTINCDKDFNAAQDVVGSLVEAVASVAEDEGKKTKNKEDALQKVIEKGPSLHRCGLCNMYLSSVEELTAHKEGHSQVIECDKCQKKFQSVKQLKRHLSIHKTQDQTSSSGGPVIKAPLQYSCLECGKTCRSESALSRHQGTHSRNQGQQQCTICKRRVRTRAHLTEHMARVHKVNHESKKLQCPICDRKFTTKVHLDSHLVTHGEMEPLWSCDKCGRNYIRHRSLLRHMASHDQKYVCQTCDETFLSAQRLAVHMRSHDPNHKTRHSCPRCPQKYAYESQLQVHMRIHTGEKPYVCEICGKCFKRLQQCKAHHRMIHSNTKETCVECGKMFGDRANLLRHRLMVHYHLKRWVCGACGQSYAYSQDLRTHLQKTHSLPFERLDSSNRKSLHEVYVIPELGSHKLSPTAQATVEAVRIQEHQKVRQVLSGTCPNSLRKSHKTTVENVENPDDPDNPKAMLETPVTIRPVVVSSANLGMPVLDNSGQVQSMERTVQNVTTVVDDTQGMLQVRVLNVKCVECGGEGATPLQCGVCGATACSQLHMDLHVASAHRVVFQCSVCGLHYSSQGDCVAHVTTAHSSHLLAVQGGTAPYLPPQPVQPLQVASAAPPPQLCMPVAPTQSGPPCLVQVGGGAAQMPIVIAQAPTGMAPPQVGPTNVILQYPNANSNVPPNVPVVLQMSAPVGPTGSQGKQPIQTLSSMPSHPQSAPKQRQRKLEPDLKEEKPLCTISLPTSNTSGLLLPTESSSIVNLSSGQPTPSHPTILPQPNSSGENSTFLMDNSNIVPQEDNNAPLLVHGSFSNPSSTSVASVLLTLAEAPQHDPNSSGLIMEGSASADSQSHSPSITVEEDHVMHPDAGDSNASHGTPLVPPFMRPPVPPLEGVTQEEGSPTHATEPTSGSKPDPPQEVTVEIIQSSPRKIRSQKSIVRKRNGHAKKDSSEASNAFGLDESHSCETCHKTFTSAARFERHRAKHNQSFQCQVCSKAFTEKYNLKTHMLTHTQDRPHLCNLCPKSFRYMRDLTEHKHTHEGIRPHVCKTCGKGFVRQRELARHVREQHGTQRHLCKVCGAAFKRRMYLETVHMRSHHPQAAQITEEEKRESHTSGTTEKKQSHICRICGRSFAQARYLTSHLRTHSKRAEYVRCPRCPRMFTSELTLKVHKEAFHDRETTTSHDPATTDAPESKFEKPTAVSTLLQQAAHSHERETELAQLDSQHVANTNQVFHAAPLPHHPHILHASPLEANGEQAAYCNAAMQTRDGLENEETRPDSMVQFSVHIDDCDPISYLAPSFSGE, from the exons ATGAATGAAAATAACCAAGATGACCCCAACTTGCACGAGAAGAGGGTTTTGGAGTGTCCCCCTCTTGCCGCCTCCGCTGCAAGGTCTCGGGATTGCGTTGGGGAGGACATGGCACAGAACCTGGCACCAAGTGATGATGGCAACGCGGGACAGAGACGGGTGCTGCTTTCGTCCACCCTTTCGGAGCTGGCATCACGATTCGACGCTGGCAATCTGATCAAAGTGGACTCGATGCTGAACCAACCCTGCCAATACCTCGAAGGGGTGTCGGTGTTCAGTGTCAATGATGGAGCCACGACATCGAAGGAGGGAGTCCCTGAAGAAGTGGGTACTCAGTGCACAGAGGATATTCCAGAGATGAGGACTTCTGCCATGGGTGAGGCTTCCACTAGTGtgggagagaagcaggaagacaACGAGAATCCCTCGGAAGGAAACACAGCAGAGAGTAATGGCGATGAACCAGGGAGGAAAATTGACCTGCTGGATGCTGCCCCTTTCCTCATGAGTGAAGATGGGGTTGTTTTCCAGTGCTTTCCTGTCTTTGAGAAGGAGGTGTTCATTGTGAGCCTGGAGGAGGAGGCCTTGCTCATGAACGATGCACTCCCTGAGAACATCCCTGTCACCCCTGAGATCATACTTGAGGAGAATAATGAGCTTCAGTTACCTGACACTTGTGATGATGGCTTCCCAAAGCAAATCAGTTTAGATGCAGTAGGAAAACAAGATCACGACGGGGAGCTACATGTTGCAGAAGAGAAAAGCAATTTGCCAGAGCCCAAACTGAACCCacagacagaggaaaaagaaggtgGCAGACATGAACTGACATCATGTCACGAGCCAGACCCACCAATCATCATGGAACTTGAAAGGGCAAAATCATCACCTCCTTTACCTGACCTACCCAAGACTCCAGAAGAAGGTGAGGATGATTCATTGTCAGAAAaatcaaagaagaggaaaatatgcaCAATAGCCTCGCAAAATAAACCAGTCACGCGCAAGGCCAAAGCAACTCCAGTAGAATCAGAGGAGCCCCTTTTATCAGAATGGTTCAGGTGCCACGTCTGTTCCGTTGTTCTTCCATCTGCAGCAACCCTAAGGCATCATCTTGTGAAACAGCACTCAGAGAAGACCATAGAGTCATACCAG TGTTTCCTTTGTGAGCAAGAATGCTGGAGTGAGACTCAGCAGGAGTGGCACCTGCGAGTCCAGCATGGGGTGAAGAATAAGGCCCTGGCATGCCCAGTTTGTGGCTACCAGCTATTCACGGCATCTGAGTGCAGGGCTCATGTCCGCAAGcatccctctaccctcctttGCCCCAGCTGTCCTCTCAAGTTTGCTGCTCAACATCAGCTGGTTGCCCATGCGAAGGAGCACTTGGCCAAGATTCGTCCCCATCTGTGCCTCATCTGTGGCGCCAGATTCACCTCTGGCAGCACTCTACAGTTGCATTCCTGGCGACATGCCTTGCAGCGGTGCTCCCAGGATGGATGCGAGTACCTGGCAGAGGACGAGAGCTGGCTGATGCTGCATCTCCAGAGACAACACGACCTCAGCACCAGCGAAGTCCGCGAGATCCTGGTTGCCCGGGATTCATCCGATCGCAAGATGGATCTACTTTTAGAAAGATATTTGCAGATGAGGGCTCAGAACGCATCAGTTTGTTCTCCAGCATCCAAAGAGTGTGAGAAGCTTGTGAACAAAGATGTGCCACCAAGTAGAGACCCTGATAGCCAGCTTCCCTTGTGTTTGATGACAGGCTTTACTTACAAGGAACATACCATCAACTGTGACAAAGATTTCAACGCTGCACAGGATGTAGTGGGTAGCTTAGTAGAGGCAGTAGCTAGCGTtgcagaagatgaaggaaaaaagacgaagaacaaagaAGATGCTCTGCAGAAGGTGATCGAGAAGGGACCCTCCTTGCATCGCTGCGGCCTGTGCAATATGTACCTCTCATCTGTGGAGGAACTCACTGCGCATAAAGAGGGGCACAGTCAG GTAATAGAGTGCGACAAGTGTCAGAAGAAATTCCAGAGCGTAAAGCAGCTGAAGAGGCACTTGAGTATCCACAAGACGCAGGACCAAACTTCGTCATCAGGAGGACCCGTCATCAAGG CACCCCTACAGTACTCTTGCTTGGAATGCGGGAAGACCTGCCGCTCAGAGTCAGCACTGAGTCGCCACCAGGGCACCCATTCCCGCAATCAGGGCCAGCAGCAGTGCACCATCTGCAAGAGGAGGGTTCGGACGAGAGCGCACCTCACAGAGCACATGGCTCGCGTTCATAAG GTGAACCACGAGTCAAAGAAATTGCAGTGTCCAATTTGCGACAGGAAGTTTACAACAAAAGTCCACCTTGATTC ACATCTCGTAACTCATGGTGAAATGGAGCCCCTTTGGTCCTGCGACAAGTGCGGCCGTAACTACATCCGGCACCGAAGCCTCCTGCGGCACATGGCAAGTCACGACCAGAAGTACGTGTGTCAGACATGTGACGAGACCTTCCTGTCGGCCCAGCGTCTGGCAGTACACATGCGGAGTCACGACCCCAATCATAAGACTCG ACATTCCTGCCCAAGGTGCCCTCAGAAGTATGCCTATGAAAGCCAGCTGCAAGTGCACATGAGGATCCACACAGGAGAAAAGCCATACGTGTGCGAAATATGCGGCAAGTGTTTTAAGCGCTTACAG CAATGCAAAGCCCACCACCGCATGATCCACAGCAACACCAAAGAGACGTGCGTGGAGTGCGGCAAGATGTTCGGAGACAGGGCCAACCTCCTCCGTCATCGCCTTATGGTCCACTATCACCTGAAACGCTGG GTATGTGGTGCATGTGGGCAGAGCTACGCCTACTCCCAGGATCTTCGCACTCACCTCCAGAAGACTCACAGCCTTCCTTTCGAACGTCTTGATAGCTCCAACAGGAAGTCATTGCATGAG GTATATGTTATCCCAGAGCTAGGAAGCCACAAGTTGAGTCCTACAGCTCAGGCCACAGTGGAAGCAGTGCGCATACAAGAACACCAGAAAGTGCGTCAGGTGCTGAGTGGCACATGTCCAAATTCATTGCGAAAGTCACACAAGACAACTGTCGAAAATGTGGAAAACCCAGATGATCCCGATAACCCAAAGGCTATGTTGGAGACTCCTGTGACTATCAGACCTGTTGTCGTATCTTCGGCAAACTTGGGAATGCCTGTTTTGGATAACAGTGGGCAAGTTCAGTCAATGGAGAGGACAGTTCAGAATGTAACTACAGTTGTTGATGATACCCAAGGGATGTTGCAGGTCAGGGTTCTCAATGTTAAGTGTGTTGAATGTGGTGGAGAGGGAGCCACTCCTCTGCAGTGTGGAGTATGTGGTGCAACCGCCTGTTCCCAGCTGCACATGGATCTCCACGTTGCTTCCGCCCACCGTGTTGTGTTCCAGTGTTCCGTCTGTGGTTTACACTACAGCAGTCAGGGAGATTGTGTTGCTCACGTCACAACTGCCCATTCCTCGCATCTTTTGGCAGTTCAAGGGGGGACTGCACCCTACCTACCTCCACAGCCTGTACAGCCTCTCCAGGTGGCCAGTGCTGCCCCTCCACCACagctgtgcatgcctgtggctcCTACACAGTCAGGTCCCCCTTGTCTTGTACAAGTCGGGGGAGGAGCAGCACAGATGCCCATCGTCATTGCACAAGCTCCCACTGGCATGGCTCCTCCGCAAGTGGGTCCCACAAATGTTATTCTCCAGTATCCCAATGCAAACAGCAACGTTCCTCCAAATGTCCCTGTGGTGCTTCAGATGTCTGCTCCTGTGGGACCTACAGGCAGCCAGGGCAAGCAGCCAATACAGACACTCTCCAGCATGCCCAGCCATCCACAGAGTGCACCAAAACAGAGGCAGAGGAAATTAGAACCAGATTTGAAGGAAGAGAAACCCTTGTGTACCATCAGCTTGCCAACTAGCAATACTAGTGGACTGCTTCTACCAACAGAAAGCAGCTCTATTGTCAACCTTTCTAGTGGACAGCCCACACCTTCTCACCCCACCATCCTTCCTCAGCCAAACAGCAGTGGGGAGAATTCAACTTTCCTGATGGATAATTCTAATATTGTGCCACAAGAGGACAATAATGCTCCATTATTAGTG CATGGCAGCTTCAGCAACCCTTCCAGCACCTCAGTGGCCAGTGTGCTCTTGACCCTGGCTGAAGCTCCGCAACACGATCCCAATTCCTCAGGCTTGATAATGGAAGGGAGTGCCTCGGCAGACAGCCAGTCACACTCTCCTTCAATAACTGTGGAAGAGGATCATGTGATGCATCCGGATGCAG GAGATTCCAACGCAAGCCATGGCACTCCACTTGTGCCGCCTTTTATGAGGCCTCCTGTGCCACCCCTGGAAGGAGTGACCCAGGAGGAGGGGTCACCAACTCATGCCACCGAG CCCACCAGCGGAAGCAAGCCAGACCCTCCCCAGGAAGTCACTGTCGAGATCATCCAGTCTTCCCCCAGGAAAATCAGGTCGCAGAAATCCATCGTCAGGAAAAGAAATGGGCACGCAAAAAA AGATTCTTCAGAAGCATCAAATGCGTTCGGCCTGGATGAATCCCACAGCTGCGAAACGTGCCACAAGACCTTCACTTCGGCTGCGCGTTTTGAGCGGCACCGGGCCAAGCACAACCAGAGCTTCCAGTGCCAAGTGTGCAGCAAGGCCTTCACAGAGAAGTACAACTTGAAGACCCACATGCTGACTCACACACAGGATCGGCCGCACTTGTGTAACCTGTGCCCAAAGTCCTTCAG ATATATGCGTGACCTGACTGAGCACAAGCACACCCACGAAGGCATAAGGCCACACGTATGCAAGACCTGCGGCAAGGGCTTTGTCAGGCAGAGAGAGCTGGCGAGGCACGTAAGG GAACAACATGGAACTCAGCGCCACCTGTGCAAGGTGTGTGGAGCAGCTTTCAAGCGCCGGATGTACCTGGAAACTGTGCACATGCGCAGTCATCACCCCCAAGCTGCGCAG ATCACAGAGGAGGAGAAACGCGAGAGCCACACGTCAGGAACCacagagaagaagcagagccACATATGCAGGATATGTGGGAGGAGTTTCGCTCAGGCTCGCTACCTCACGTCTCACCTGCGCACCCACTCCAAGAGGGCCGAGTACGTCAGGTGTCCCAGATGCCCGAGGATGTTCACGTCGGAACTCACACTGAAG gtACACAAGGAAGCCTTCCACGACAGAGAAACCACAACCTCGCATGACCCAGCTACCACAGACGCCCCGGAAAGCAAATTTGAGAAACCCACAGCAGTGAGCACCTTGTTACAACAGGCGGCACACAgccatgagagagagacagagctcgCCCAGCTGGATTCCCAACATGTTGCCAACACGAATCAAGTCTTCCATGCAGCTCCCCTCCCACACCATCCACACATCCTGCATGCTAGCCCATTGGAGGCCAACGGTGAACAGGCAGCTTACTGTAATGCCGCGATGCAGACGAGGGATGGTCTAGAGAACGAGGAGACGAGGCCAGACAGCATGGTTCAGTTTAGTGTGCATATTGACGACTGTGATCCGATCAGTTATCTCGCTCCTTCGTTCTCTGGGGAGTAA